Proteins from a single region of Bacteroidota bacterium:
- a CDS encoding UbiX family flavin prenyltransferase: MTDNKRRIIVSVSGASGAIYAKVLFDKLLLMNDQIEKIGIVMSDNAKDVWQYELDNRDYENYPFHYYDKNDFMAPFASGSAKYDTLFICPCSMGTLGRIATGVSNDLTTRAADVILKERRKLILLIRETPYNLIHIRNMETVTMAGGIICPASPSYYSKPKNFEELTATVIDRALELAGLSVNGYRWGGEA, translated from the coding sequence ATGACGGATAATAAACGTAGAATTATAGTTTCGGTATCGGGTGCCAGCGGTGCTATTTACGCAAAAGTGTTGTTCGATAAACTTTTGTTAATGAATGATCAAATTGAAAAAATTGGTATAGTGATGAGCGACAATGCAAAAGATGTTTGGCAATATGAACTCGACAATCGTGATTATGAAAATTATCCCTTTCACTATTATGATAAAAATGATTTCATGGCACCTTTTGCTTCAGGGTCCGCCAAATATGATACATTATTTATTTGCCCTTGCTCAATGGGAACTCTGGGACGAATTGCCACAGGAGTCTCCAATGATTTAACTACAAGAGCTGCGGATGTAATTTTAAAAGAGCGTCGAAAGCTCATACTTTTAATCCGGGAAACACCCTATAATCTTATCCATATACGCAATATGGAAACAGTAACAATGGCGGGCGGAATTATTTGTCCGGCTTCTCCTTCCTATTATAGTAAGCCTAAAAATTTTGAAGAACTCACCGCAACAGTAATTGACCGGGCTTTGGAATTAGCAGGATTATCAGTAAACGGATATCGTTGGGGTGGAGAAGCTTAA
- a CDS encoding FKBP-type peptidyl-prolyl cis-trans isomerase encodes MKRLLVPMFFAVTFMACSNKTSLKTPQLLTAEDSLSYALGINIGESLQKQGIENLNTDIISTAIHQAFADDSSILLDNEASVTYLNSYFQKKQMALMDKKLQEGKDFLAENATKPGVQVSSSGLQYQVIKEGTGSMPVDGDSVTVNYRGTLIDGTEFESSFETNSPVTFNVDEVIPGWTEGLKMMKEGASYKLFIPAELGFGAMGGGPVPANSVLIFDVDLLKVIKK; translated from the coding sequence ATGAAAAGACTATTAGTACCAATGTTTTTTGCCGTTACATTTATGGCATGTAGCAATAAAACATCATTGAAAACACCACAATTACTTACTGCTGAAGATTCACTGAGTTATGCTTTGGGAATTAACATCGGTGAAAGTTTACAAAAACAAGGAATAGAAAATTTGAATACGGATATTATTTCTACCGCAATTCATCAGGCATTTGCAGACGATTCTTCTATCCTGTTAGACAATGAAGCATCCGTAACTTATCTAAATTCTTATTTTCAGAAAAAGCAAATGGCGTTAATGGATAAGAAACTTCAGGAAGGGAAAGATTTCTTAGCAGAAAATGCGACGAAACCCGGCGTACAAGTATCAAGCAGCGGACTGCAATATCAAGTAATTAAAGAAGGTACAGGTTCCATGCCTGTTGATGGAGATTCTGTTACAGTAAATTACAGAGGAACATTAATAGATGGTACTGAATTCGAAAGTTCTTTTGAAACAAATTCTCCGGTTACTTTTAATGTAGACGAAGTAATTCCTGGCTGGACCGAAGGATTGAAAATGATGAAAGAAGGTGCATCTTATAAACTTTTTATTCCTGCCGAGTTAGGCTTTGGAGCAATGGGTGGCGGACCTGTTCCTGCAAACTCTGTGTTAATTTTTGATGTGGATTTATTAAAAGTTATTAAAAAATAA
- a CDS encoding RDD family protein, translating into MQIIDSQSGQTIYAGFLSRFVAYIIDMLMIGIARSILALIFGFSLFHPSMGIIWFGSIFGLLYFIIMEGSKYQATVGKLLMRIKVVNLQGGRITLSESIIRNLSKILSAIFLLIGFLMVLLDDRKRALHDRIAGTFVIEE; encoded by the coding sequence ATGCAAATAATAGATTCACAGTCGGGTCAAACAATTTATGCAGGATTTTTATCCCGCTTTGTTGCTTATATAATTGATATGTTGATGATAGGTATTGCCCGTTCCATTCTGGCCTTGATATTTGGGTTTTCTCTATTTCATCCTTCTATGGGAATAATTTGGTTTGGAAGTATTTTCGGTTTATTGTATTTCATTATAATGGAAGGAAGTAAGTATCAGGCAACTGTAGGGAAATTATTAATGCGTATTAAAGTAGTGAATCTGCAAGGTGGTCGCATAACGTTATCAGAATCTATCATTCGAAACTTATCAAAAATTCTTTCAGCAATATTTTTATTGATAGGTTTTTTGATGGTGCTATTGGATGATCGAAAAAGAGCATTGCATGATAGGATTGCAGGAACATTTGTAATAGAAGAATAA
- a CDS encoding thioredoxin family protein: protein MRKTLLFSGLIVISGVIVSFVVLNKSITPEESFETPVVSKIEGEEEFKWYSVEEAIEQNKITHKKIFMDVYTTWCGPCKWLDANTFSNPRIRQLLSTYYIPTKFDAESSDTIYFKDKTFVNPNPGAAARMSTHEFTIYIASTERGIAYPTMVFLDENLDMIQPISGALSAEQLEPILDYIGQDYFKNTPWETYSQSYISNIKK from the coding sequence ATGCGTAAGACTCTTTTATTTTCCGGTTTAATAGTAATTAGTGGCGTTATAGTTTCATTTGTTGTTCTCAATAAATCAATTACACCTGAAGAATCTTTCGAAACTCCTGTTGTTTCCAAAATTGAAGGTGAAGAAGAATTTAAATGGTATAGCGTAGAAGAAGCTATTGAACAAAATAAAATCACCCATAAGAAAATATTTATGGATGTATATACCACATGGTGCGGGCCGTGCAAATGGTTAGATGCAAATACATTCAGCAATCCTCGCATTCGCCAACTATTAAGTACTTATTATATTCCCACAAAATTTGATGCGGAATCTTCGGATACAATTTACTTTAAGGATAAAACATTTGTAAATCCAAATCCGGGTGCTGCTGCAAGAATGAGTACCCATGAATTTACCATTTATATCGCATCTACAGAAAGAGGTATTGCATATCCAACGATGGTATTCTTAGATGAAAATCTAGATATGATTCAACCTATTTCAGGCGCTTTATCCGCAGAGCAATTAGAACCAATTTTGGATTATATCGGTCAGGATTATTTTAAGAATACTCCGTGGGAAACATATAGTCAAAGCTACATTTCAAACATTAAAAAATAA
- a CDS encoding DUF255 domain-containing protein translates to MLSTLLFTLFISFMPISNETLSASDKSEATEINWITLEEAVEKSKKKDKLVMIDFYTDWCGWCKKLDANTYMNPEVVKYVNENFYAVKFNAEQKEDLIFNGKTYSTKSNGSRGTNDFAVAYASRSGRLGYPTISFISTKGDKIGVEAGYKDPNDMMLMLKFYAEGTYKTMDFTSYKNKAAQEIKAE, encoded by the coding sequence ATGCTATCAACACTGTTATTTACACTGTTCATCAGTTTTATGCCAATAAGCAATGAAACTTTATCCGCTTCAGATAAATCAGAAGCTACAGAAATAAACTGGATCACCTTAGAAGAAGCAGTAGAAAAATCAAAGAAAAAAGATAAGTTAGTAATGATTGATTTCTATACTGATTGGTGTGGATGGTGTAAAAAATTAGATGCAAATACATATATGAATCCTGAAGTGGTGAAATATGTAAATGAAAATTTTTATGCGGTGAAATTTAATGCGGAACAAAAAGAAGATTTAATTTTTAACGGCAAAACTTATTCTACAAAAAGTAATGGCAGCCGGGGCACTAATGATTTTGCTGTTGCGTATGCTTCTCGCAGCGGGCGTTTAGGTTACCCCACTATATCATTTATTTCCACCAAAGGGGATAAGATAGGAGTAGAAGCCGGCTATAAAGATCCAAATGATATGATGCTAATGCTAAAGTTTTATGCAGAAGGCACTTATAAAACAATGGATTTTACAAGCTATAAAAACAAAGCGGCTCAAGAAATTAAAGCTGAGTAA
- a CDS encoding serine/threonine protein phosphatase yields MARYAISDIHGCIKTFNSLLDKIALTKNDTLFLLGDYIDRGNNSKDVIDKILNLKTEGFDVQCLLGNHEWLLLNAAYERGYKDNWLSRNGGIATLESYGIIAEDYLNYIPESHLHFFKSLQYFIELDDYYLVHAGFNFKDEDPFGDYHSMIWIRDWYKHIKISLLGDKKIVHGHTPRSIVSLREDVASGKKVVFDIDCGCVYKGRSFGGHLASLNLDTLEIIGQENIED; encoded by the coding sequence ATATGCAATTTCAGATATTCACGGATGTATAAAAACATTTAATAGTTTGCTTGATAAAATCGCTCTCACAAAAAATGATACGTTGTTTTTATTGGGTGATTATATTGATAGAGGAAATAATAGTAAAGACGTAATTGATAAAATCCTGAATTTAAAAACGGAAGGATTTGATGTGCAATGTCTGTTGGGAAATCATGAATGGTTATTATTAAATGCCGCTTATGAAAGAGGTTATAAAGACAATTGGTTAAGTCGCAATGGTGGCATTGCCACATTAGAAAGTTATGGAATTATTGCAGAAGACTATTTAAATTATATTCCAGAATCACATCTGCATTTTTTTAAAAGTCTTCAATACTTTATTGAGTTAGATGATTATTATTTAGTGCATGCAGGTTTTAATTTTAAAGACGAAGATCCGTTTGGAGATTACCATAGTATGATTTGGATAAGAGATTGGTATAAACATATAAAAATAAGTTTGTTGGGAGATAAAAAAATTGTCCATGGTCATACACCAAGATCAATTGTTTCATTGCGTGAAGATGTTGCTTCCGGAAAAAAAGTAGTGTTTGATATTGATTGCGGATGTGTATATAAAGGAAGAAGTTTTGGCGGACATTTAGCTTCCTTAAATCTGGATACATTAGAAATTATAGGACAGGAAAATATTGAAGATTAA